The following are from one region of the Quercus robur chromosome 1, dhQueRobu3.1, whole genome shotgun sequence genome:
- the LOC126720471 gene encoding pentatricopeptide repeat-containing protein At2g36730-like: MVSRQIQNLIQRSKTTSHLLQFQSLIFKTALDHDAEFISQFVLSGCSVSVHFAKLVFDSLPITPPLFAWNTIIRAFTKSSTPIQSVRLFSQLQRVGIKPDNFTYPFVLKACGQCSLVGEGGAMHSMIMKAGFDLDRYIGNTLLRMYAACGAVGLARRVFDEMTVRDVVSWSSMLAGYVACNCPSDAFKVFQQMKLANERPNSVTLVSLLSACTHLLDINTGESIHSYIIINHMELDVALGTALLEMYTKCGYINKAFQVFNLMGEKNLQSWTIMISGLADHGHGVDAISLFTEMERTGLKPDSMSFAGILSACSHLGIVEEGQKYFDQMVRIYDIKPTMEHYGCMVDLLGRAGLINEAYEIIKNMPMEPNSVIIRSFLGACRTYGWNLCLDDNLRKLLLKLEPELGANYVLAANVSTLSGFWNDAADLRVAMKQKGLKKAPGYSWLE, encoded by the exons ATGGTTTCCCGCCAAATTCAAAACTTGATCCAACGGTCAAAAACTACCTCCCATCTTCTCCAATTCCAGTCTCTGATCTTCAAAACCGCTCTAGATCACGACGCCGAATTCATCTCTCAGTTCGTCCTTTCGGGTTGCTCGGTTTCAGTCCATTTTGCAAAATTAGTATTCGATAGCTTGCCCATTACTCCACCACTCTTTGCTTGGAATACAATTATCAGAGCATTTACCAAGAGCTCAACTCCAATACAATCAGTGAGGCTGTTCTCTCAGCTCCAAAGGGTTGGGATTAAACCAGACAATTTCACATACCCTTTTGTTTTGAAAGCCTGCGGCCAGTGTTCGTTGGTCGGAGAAGGTGGGGCGATGCATTCGATGATTATGAAGGCGGGTTTTGATCTGGATCGGTATATAGGGAATACCCTTTTGAGAATGTATGCAGCTTGTGGTGCTGTCGGGCTTGCGAGGCGGGTGTTCGATGAAATGACTGTGAGAGATGTGGTTTCTTGGAGTTCCATGCTTGCAGGATATGTTGCTTG CAACTGTCCATCAGATGCCTTTAAGGTGTTCCAACAAATGAAACTAGCAAATGAAAGACCAAACTCAGTCACCTTGGTGAGCTTGCTTTCTGCTTGTACTCATCTTCTTGATATCAACACAGGGGAGTCCATTCATTCCTACATTATCATAAACCATATGGAATTGGATGTTGCTTTAGGGACAGCTCTCCTTGAAATGTACACTAAGTGTGGATATATTAACAAAGCTTTCCAAGTCTTCAATTTGATGGGTGAGAAGAATTTGCAGTCGTGGACAATCATGATATCTGGTCTTGCAGATCATGGCCATGGGGTAGATGCTATTTCATTGTTTACTGAGATGGAAAGAACTGGGCTGAAACCTGACAGTATGTCATTTGCTGGGATCTTGTCAGCTTGTAGCCACTTAGGTATTGTTGAAGAGGGTCAAAAGTATTTTGATCAGATGGTAAGAATTTATGATATCAAGCCAACAATGGAGCATTATGGATGCATGGTTGATTTACTTGGAAGAGCTGGATTGATTAATGAAGCTTATGAGATTATCAAGAACATGCCAATGGAGCCTAACTCAGTAATAATAAGGAGCTTCCTGGGAGCATGTAGGACCTATGGCTGGAACCTTTGTTTAGATGATAACCTTAGGAAACTATTACTTAAATTAGAGCCTGAACTTGGAGCAAACTATGTACTTGCAGCTAATGTATCTACTTTATCTGGTTTCTGGAATGATGCAGCTGACCTGAGAGTAGCCATGAAACAGAAGGGATTGAAGAAGGCTCCTGGGTACAGTTGGTTGGAGTAA
- the LOC126720425 gene encoding uncharacterized protein LOC126720425, with the protein MKVSEISMKSNNNNGQSSSEKPSKPHFRPAQDDTKPVLQDPILRSDPIETEEAVLRLPPFPVTSRSNPSSK; encoded by the exons ATGAAAGTTTCAGAGATTTCAATGAAatccaacaacaacaatgggCAAAGCAGTTCAGAGAAGCCTAGCAAACCCCATTTTAGACCTGCTCAAGATGACACTAAGCCTGTCCTCCAAGACcca aTACTCAGGTCAGACCCAATTGAGACGGAAGAAGCAGTGCTCAGATTGCCTCCTTTCCCTGTTACTAGCAGATCAAATCCCAGTTCAAAATGA
- the LOC126720423 gene encoding DNA (cytosine-5)-methyltransferase CMT3 has product MAKRNSSSKSVTKRTPKVEALPQAAAAPDLNEEEVSSSPSKRRAVEEESAVAKRVLRSRSVTKKKQEVEAQPQEEEEESSSQRKRRAEEEESEMAKLKSRSKSVTEKKRRVEEQPQAAAPKEEEESSSPRRAVEKKDDDEEDSRFVGEPVPDLEARQRWPKRYEEKGKVIKSKDESDEIILARRHYTQAEVDGQILYNLYDDAHVKAPEGVPSYIGKIVEMFEAVDGGFYFTAQWYYRAEDTVIQNCHNLIDNKRVFYSEIQNDNPLDCLIEKLTIARIPLDVDPANRTIPNCDYYCDMLYLLPYSTFVKLPTEERHSSCEASSTISCECDMNGTEQEEDFKVQDHSKTEVSLLDLYSGCGAMSTGLCLGANLFGLHLVTRWAVDLNRYACESLRLNHPETEVRNESAEDFLLLLEEWEKLCCYFSLLKSDAVPQVYADLFVADDGDGSDEDNDNDEADNEDGEVFEVEKILGICYGDPNETKQRELYLKVRWKGYGADEDTWEPIMGLGNCVKTIKEFVTNGYRSKVLPLPGDVDVICGGPPCQGISGFNRFRNKENPLDDDKNKQLIVYMNLVQHLKPRYVLMENVVDLVKFANGFLGRYALGRLIGMNYQVRMGMMAAGAYGLPQFRMRVFLWGAQPTENLPQFPLPTHDVVVRGVIPLEFEKNTVAHDEGHNLKLEEKLLLKDAISDLPAVENNECRDEMPYSGPPQTEFQKLIRLGRDELLGLPKQEPLECVLYDHRPLALNNDDYERVCEIPQKKGANFRDLPGVRICSDSNKNKVEWDPDVERVYLKSGKPLVPDYAMSFVNGTSSKPFARLWWDETVPTVVTRAEPHNQAILHPVQNRVLTIRENARLQGFPDCYKLCGPVKERYIQVGNAVAVPVARALGYALGSAFQGSSGVNEPVFRLPPKFPNISGVCSSAASEDDA; this is encoded by the exons ATGGCAAAGCGCAACTCGAGCTCAAAGTCAGTGACCAAGAGAACGCCGAAGGTGGAAGCGCTGCCGCAGGCGGCGGCGGCGCCGGATCTGAATGAGGAGGAGGTGAGCAGTTCGCCGAGTAAGCGTAGGGCGGTGGAGGAAGAGTCGGCAGTGGCAAAGCGCGTGTTAAGGTCAAGGTCAGTGACCAAGAAAAAGCAGGAAGTGGAAGCGCAGCCgcaggaggaggaggaggagagtaGTTCGCAGAGGAAGCGTAGGGCGGAAGAGGAAGAGTCGGAAATGGCGAAGCTCAAGTCAAGGTCAAAGTCAGTGACCGAGAAAAAGCGGAGAGTGGAAGAGCAGCCGCAGGCGGCGGCTCccaaggaggaggaggagagcAGTTCGCCGAGGAGGGCGGTGGAGAAAAAGGAtgatgatgaggaagattcgAGGTTCGTCGGAGAGCCAGTTCCGGACCTAGAGGCTCGCCAACGCTGGCCTAAGCGGTACGAGGAAAAGGGAAag GTCATAAAAAGTAAGGATGAATCTGATGAAATTATTTTGGCTCGACGCCATTACACTCAAGCAGAGGTTGATGGTCAAATTCTCTATAATCTTTATGATGATGCTCATGTTAAG GCTCCGGAAGGAGTGCCTAGTTATATCGGCAAGATTGTTGAAATGTTTGAGGCAGTGGATGGAGGTTTTTATTTTACAGCTCAATGGTATTATAGGGCTGAGGATACG GTCATACAGAACTGTCACAATCTTATTGACAACAAGCGTGTGTTCTATTCGGAAATCCAGAATGATAACCCACTGGATTGtctaattgaaaaattaacaattGCTAGGATTCCTTTGGAT gTTGATCCAGCAAATAGAACAATTCCCAATTGTGATTATTATTGTGACATGCTCTATTTATTGCCATATTCTACATTTGTTAAGTTACCAACAG AAGAGAGGCATAGTAGCTGTGAGGCATCATCCACTATTTCTTGTGAGTGTGATATGAATGGGACTgaacaagaagaagattttAAAGTTCAAGATCACTCTAAGACAGAGGTGTCATTGCTAGACCTCTACTCCGGTTGTGGTGCTATGTCGACTGGGTTATGTCTTGGAGCTAATTTGTTCGGTTTACATCTTGTTACC AGATGGGCTGTTGACTTAAACCGGTATGCTTGTGAAAGTCTCAGGTTAAACCATCCAGAGACGGAG GTTAGAAATGAATCCGCTGAGGATTTTTTATTGTTGCTAGAGGAGTGGGAAAAATTATGTTGTTATTTTTCCTTACTTAAAAGTGATGCTGTTCCACAAGTGTATGCGGATTTGTTTGTTGCCGATGATGGTGATGGTAGTGACGAggacaatgataatgatgaggcTGATAATGAAGATGGGGAGGTCTTTGAAGTTGAAAAGATATTGGGAATATGTTATGGTGACCCTAATGAGACAAAACAACGGGAATTATATCTTAAG GTTCGTTGGAAAGGCTATGGAGCTGATGAAGACACATGGGAACCAATCATGGGATTGGG GAATTGTGTTAAGACAATAAAAGAATTTGTCACCAATGGTTATAGATCAAAGGTTTTACCTTTACCG GGTGATGTTGATGTGATATGTGGTGGACCTCCTTGTCAAGGCATAAGTGGTTTTAATCGGTTTAGGAATAAAGAAAATCCATTGGATGATGACAAAAATAAACAACTAATTGTTTATATGAACTTAGTGCAACACTTGAAGCCAAGATATGTTTTAATGGAAAATGTGGTTGATCTTGTTAAATTTGCAAATGGCTTTCTTGGACGTTATGCATTGGGTCGTCTTATTGGTATGAACTATCAAGTTCGGATGGGGATGATGGCAGCAGGTGCATATGGGCTTCCACAATTTCGCATGCGTGTTTTCTTATGGGGGGCACAGCCTACTGAG AATCTGCCTCAGTTCCCACTCCCCACCCATGATGTTGTTGTAAGGGGGGTTATTCCATTAGAGTTTGAG AAGAATACAGTTGCTCATGATGAAGGCCACAATCTCAAGTTGGAAGAAAAGCTTTTGCTTAAAGATGCAATTTCTGACCTTCCTGct GTCGAGAATAATGAATGCCGAGATGAAATGCCCTACAGTGGGCCTCCCCAGACGGAGTTTCAGAAGCTTATTAGACTAGGCAGAGATG AATTGCTGGGTCTTCCAAAGCAAGAACCATTAGAATGTGTCCTTTATGATCATCGTCCATTGGCATTGAATAATGATGATTATGAGCGTGTTTGTGAGATCCCTCAGAAAAAG GGTGCAAATTTCCGAGATCTGCCTGGTGTTCGGATCTGTTCAGATTcgaataaaaataaagtagaatGGGATCCAGATGTAGAGAGAGTCTATTTGAAGTCAGGGAAACCcttg GTACCAGATTATGCAATGAGTTTTGTCAACGGGACGTCATCTAA ACCTTTTGCACGTTTATGGTGGGATGAGACTGTGCCAACTGTTGTTACACGAGCTGAGCCTCACAATCAG GCAATTTTACATCCAGTACAGAACAGGGTACTCACAATACGTGAGAATGCCAGACTTCAGGGTTTTCCTGATTGTTACAAGCTTTGTGGTCCGGTAAAAGAGAG ATACATTCAAGTTGGGAATGCCGTTGCGGTTCCTGTTGCTCGAGCCTTGGGCTATGCATTAGGTTCAGCATTTCAAGGTTCTAGTGGTGTTAATGAACCCGTGTTTAGATTGCCTCCAAAATTTCCAAACATTTCAGGAGTGTGTTCTTCAGCAGCATCTGAGGATGATGCTTGA